A genome region from Anopheles stephensi strain Indian chromosome 2, UCI_ANSTEP_V1.0, whole genome shotgun sequence includes the following:
- the LOC118506650 gene encoding N-alpha-acetyltransferase 20, giving the protein MTTLRPFTCDDMFRFNKVNLDPLTETYCLSFYTQYLAHWPEYFQVAESPTGEIMGYIMGKAEGQGESWHGHVTALTVSPDYRRLGLAATLMSFLEDVSEKKRCYFVDLFVRVSNKVAIDMYTKLGYIVYRTVLEYYVGDPDEDAYDMRKACSRDVQRKSVIPLEHPVRPEEVD; this is encoded by the exons ATGACTACCTTGAGGCCCTTCACCTGCGACGATATGTTCCGCTTCAACAAAGT GAATCTGGACCCGTTGACCGAAACCTATTGCCTTTCGTTCTACACGCAGTACCTCGCACATTGGCCAGAATACTTTCAGGTGGCTGAATCCCCGACCGGAGAAATTATGGGCTACA TTATGGGCAAAGCGGAAGGCCAAGGCGAAAGCTGGCACGGTCACGTAACGGCCCTGACGGTGTCGCCCGACTATCGACGTCTCGGTTTGGCAGCTACCTTGATGAGCTTCCTTGAGGACGTGAGTGAAAA GAAACGGTGCTATTTTGTAGATCTGTTTGTGCGCGTTAGTAATAAGGTGGCGATCGATATGTACACCAAACTAGGCTACATCGTGTACCGGACAGTGCTCGAGTACTATGTCGGCGATCCGGACGAAGATGCGTACGATATGCGAAAAGCGTGTTCGAGGGATGTACAAAGAAAATCGGTCATACCGTTAGAGCATCCGGTGCGTCCAGAAGAGGTGGACTGA